In Aliamphritea ceti, a single window of DNA contains:
- a CDS encoding inorganic phosphate transporter, giving the protein MTIIAEYGDILVIMACIFGFFMAWGVGANDVANAMGTSVGSKALTLKQAIMIAIVFEFAGAYLAGGAVTATIRKGIIDPAMLSGTPELLVYGMLSALLAAGIWLLVATAFGWPVSTTHTIVGAIVGFAAVGVGVDAVNWGKVGKIVASWVVSPVTAGLIAFFLFRSVQRLILDTEEPFKNAKKYVPYYIFLVGFMISMVTFTKGLKHIGLDLSFGTSALISTGVAAVTMLLGITMLKKIKANKEDDKEYHFASVEKVFGVLMMFTACAMAFAHGSNDVANAVGPLAAVVGVVSSAGEVAQKTAMPVWILLLGGGGIVAGLVMYGHKVIATVGNNITELTPSRGFAATLAAATTVVFASGTGLPISTTHTLVGAVLGVGLARGLSALNLRVIGTIFASWVVTLPAGAGLAIMFFFMLKGMFS; this is encoded by the coding sequence ATGACCATTATCGCAGAATACGGTGACATCCTTGTCATCATGGCATGTATTTTTGGCTTCTTTATGGCCTGGGGCGTCGGTGCGAACGACGTAGCCAACGCTATGGGTACCTCTGTAGGTTCCAAGGCACTTACTCTGAAACAGGCGATCATGATCGCTATCGTTTTCGAATTTGCCGGTGCTTACCTGGCAGGTGGCGCAGTAACTGCAACCATCCGTAAAGGCATCATTGATCCGGCAATGCTCTCCGGAACACCAGAGCTGCTGGTGTACGGCATGTTATCGGCCTTGTTAGCCGCCGGTATCTGGCTATTAGTTGCAACAGCCTTTGGCTGGCCTGTATCAACTACTCACACCATTGTTGGTGCCATTGTTGGCTTCGCCGCAGTAGGTGTAGGCGTAGATGCGGTTAACTGGGGCAAAGTAGGCAAAATCGTTGCCAGCTGGGTTGTCTCACCCGTCACCGCAGGGTTAATAGCCTTCTTCCTGTTCCGCAGCGTACAAAGGCTGATACTGGATACAGAAGAGCCATTTAAAAACGCCAAGAAGTACGTGCCTTATTACATCTTCCTGGTGGGTTTCATGATCTCTATGGTGACATTCACCAAAGGCCTGAAACACATTGGTCTGGACCTGAGTTTCGGCACTAGCGCCCTTATTTCAACCGGCGTAGCCGCTGTTACTATGCTACTCGGCATCACTATGCTGAAGAAGATCAAAGCCAACAAAGAAGACGACAAAGAATATCACTTTGCCAGCGTTGAAAAAGTGTTTGGCGTACTGATGATGTTCACTGCCTGCGCAATGGCATTCGCCCACGGTTCTAACGACGTTGCTAACGCGGTAGGTCCTCTGGCTGCAGTAGTAGGTGTTGTTTCCTCTGCCGGTGAAGTGGCACAGAAAACAGCAATGCCTGTATGGATCCTGCTATTAGGTGGCGGCGGTATCGTTGCCGGTCTGGTTATGTACGGCCATAAAGTTATCGCAACTGTTGGTAACAATATTACCGAACTGACGCCAAGCCGCGGCTTCGCAGCCACTCTGGCAGCAGCAACTACCGTTGTATTCGCATCAGGCACTGGCTTGCCAATTTCCACTACCCACACATTAGTAGGTGCAGTACTGGGTGTAGGCCTGGCGCGTGGTCTGTCAGCACTGAATTTACGGGTTATCGGTACTATCTTCGCATCCTGGGTAGTAACACTGCCGGCAGGTGCGGGTCTGGCGATTATGTTCTTCTTCATGCTGAAAGGTATGTTCAGCTAA